In one window of Armatimonadota bacterium DNA:
- a CDS encoding HAD family hydrolase, with amino-acid sequence MKPDVVFLDFGGTIAEQTNTREEAIARSLAMLEEAPALSEIERAMAAAKEKYAGRSSHSLTLPEREEHFIGLYQAVAAALGFGDDSRRIGEHLWETQKDSYALYPEVMLALDSLRAAGARLGIISNWDKLNLADVCRDLAIADRFEVMLPSAEAEADKPDPRIFRRALQLMGAEPEACLHVGDSYGADVKGAQGVGMVGILVHRGGEQQFDCPTVRGLDEIVPLLARL; translated from the coding sequence TTGAAGCCTGACGTCGTCTTCCTCGATTTCGGCGGGACGATCGCCGAGCAAACCAACACACGCGAGGAGGCCATCGCGCGCTCCCTGGCGATGCTCGAGGAAGCGCCGGCCCTGTCGGAGATCGAGCGAGCCATGGCTGCCGCTAAGGAGAAGTACGCGGGCCGCTCGTCGCACAGCCTGACGCTCCCGGAACGCGAGGAGCACTTCATCGGGCTGTACCAGGCCGTAGCGGCGGCGCTAGGATTCGGCGACGACTCGCGGAGAATAGGCGAGCACCTCTGGGAGACCCAGAAGGATTCGTACGCGCTTTACCCGGAGGTGATGTTGGCGCTGGACTCACTCCGCGCAGCCGGGGCTCGACTGGGCATCATCTCGAACTGGGACAAACTTAATCTCGCCGACGTGTGCCGCGACTTGGCCATCGCGGATCGCTTCGAAGTCATGCTGCCGTCGGCCGAAGCTGAGGCCGACAAGCCCGACCCGCGCATTTTCCGACGCGCGCTGCAGCTCATGGGCGCCGAGCCTGAGGCCTGCCTACATGTCGGCGACTCGTACGGCGCCGACGTCAAGGGCGCGCAGGGCGTGGGGATGGTTGGGATTCTCGTGCACCGCGGCGGCGAGCAGCAATTCGACTGCCCGACTGTACGCGGGCTCGACGAGATAGTGCCCTTGCTGGCGCGGCTGTGA